The sequence AGATCGCGGGCCCCCATCGACGCGGCGGCCGCCTCCGGGAGGGGGGGCGCGGGGCGGGACGACGTCCGGGCGCCGAGCCAGAACGCGGCGGCGACGGCCGCCGCGGCCCCCGCCGCGAGCGCCCACGATCGCCGCGCGCGCCGGCGCCGCGGCGCCGGCAGCGCCCGGATCTTCGCCATGACCGCGCGTTCGAAATCGGAGCCGGACGCGGCGGGTCTTCCCGCGATCTCCCGCGCCGCCCGCTGCCATTGGGCGAACCGGCGGGCGCATCCGTCGCACCCGGCCAGATGCGCCGGAAGCGGCTCCGGCTCCCCCGCGGGCGGAAAGGCGAGCAGGAAGAAATCGCCGTCGGCCAGATGCCGTTCGAAGGGACGCGCGCGGTTCATGGGGCCCTCCGGAAATCGCCGAGCCGCGCGCGAACCTTCTGGGCGGCCCGGAAGAGATGCGACTTGACCGTCCCGGAATCGAGCCCGAGCAGATCGGCGATCTCCGGGATCGACCGCTCCTCGAGATGCTTGAGCGCGAAGACGATCCGCTGGCGCGGCGAGAGCGAGTCGATCGCCTCCCGGAGGCGCGCCTTGATCTCCTTCGATTCCAGGAGGCGGTCCGGCGAGGGATCCGGGGAGGGGGCGGCCTCGACCGGGCCGTCTTCCCCGCCGTCGTCGGCCCGCCGCTGGTGGAAATAGAGCACGAGGCGCTTGCGCTTCAACCGGTCGCGGCAGGCGTTGACGGCGATCCGGAGGATCCACGTCTCGAAGCTCGATCCGCCCCGGAAATCGGCGAGGCTCCGGTACGCCTTCACGAAGGCGTCCTGTGCGACGCATTCCGCCTCGCCGGCGTCGCGCAGCATTCGGAGGGCCATGCCGTAGACGCGGCGCTGGTAGGTCCGGACGAAATGGCCGTAGGCGTCGGCGTCGCCCGCGAGGACCCGTTCGAGGACCCGGTTCTCGTCGACGGGCTCGTTTTCCTCGGGTGAGACGATCTTCACGGCCCCCACGCCTCCTCAGACGACCGGCGCGGACGGCGGTTTACACCGCCTCACAGCTCACGCACGGCCTCCCGGCGCTTCTGCTCGAATTCTTCCGGCGTGATCAGGCCCCGGTTCTTCAGGTCGTTCAAAGCCGCCAGCCGGTCGGCGGCGGTTGCGGTGCCCGCTGGCGCCGCGGCCGGCGCCGCCGAAGCCGCCGAAGCCGCCGAGGGGATCGTGACGCCGCCCGGTCCCACGTGCGTCCAGATCGCCGTGCGGAGGGCTTCCGGGTGCTCGATCGTGGGGAACCGGATCTGTCCGCTCTCCGAGGCGGTCTCGATCGCGAGATCGCCGTATCCGAGGAGCCGTCCCCAGAACGACTGGTCGACCGTGATGTCCTGGATGCGCTCGAGCGGGCATTGCCGGGTCTCGTGGGCGAAGACGCCGATCTTGTGGAGGATCCGCCGGTCGGTCACGACGAACTCGTCCGTCCGCGCGCGGATCCCTCGGATCGCGAACAGGACGAGAGCCAGGAGGAGCAGCGCCGCGGCCGCGTACATCGCGGCGTTCGACGCGGTCCGCCCCGCGCCTCTGGCTTCGAGCCCGAGCGCCAATCCCGAAGCGGCGATCGACAGGAGCAGCGCGGCGATCGCCCGGCCATAGAAGATCCAGTGATAGCGGGCGCGATAGAGGATCGTCTCTCCCGGCGCCAGCTGCTTTTCGGCGTATTTCATCGCCCGCCATTGTAGCGCTCGCCGGCGCGGCGGGCCGTTGCGTCGCCCCGCCTCGGGATAGATTACGGGGATGGCCGAACGCTCCCAGGTCTTCTTCATCACCGGGTGCTCCTCCGGCATCGGGCGGGCGACCGCGATCGCGGCGGCGGAAGCGGGGCATCGCGTCTTCGCGACCGCGCGCCGGCCCGAGTCGATCGCCGATCTCGGGCGCGGCATCGAGACGCTCGCGCTCGACGTGACCGACTCCCGCGCGATCCACCGCGCCGTCTCCGACGCGATCGCGCGCGCGGGCCGGATCGACGTGCTCGTCAACAATGCCGGCTTCGGGCAGATGGGCACGGTCGAGGACATCGCGGTCGCCCGGTGGCGCGCGGAATTCGACGTCAACGTCTTCGGCACGATCGAGGTCACGCAGGCCGTCCTGCCGCACATGCGCGCGCGCCGGTCGGGGCGCGTCGTCAACATCGGCTCGATCGCCGGCCGCATCGCCTACCCGTTCGGCGCCGCGTATTGCGCCTCGAAATACGCCCTCGAGGCGATCAGCGATGCGCTCCGGCTCGAGGTCGAGCGGTTCGGGATCCGCGTCGTGCTGGTCGAGCCGGGGCCGATCCGCACGCGATTCGGCGAGCGCGTCGAGCACGAGGTGGAACCCATCGCCGCCGACACGGAATCGCCCTACCACTCCTGGTACGTGAAAGCCTTCGAGCGCTTCCGGCGCGAGACCCGGATCGGCTCGCTTCCCCCGGAGGCCGTCGCGCGCGTGGTCCTGAAAGCCGCGGGCCGGCGGCGGCCGCGGGCCCGGTACCTCGTCACGTGGCCGGCGAAGCTCTTCGCGTTCGCCAAGAGGATCGTCCCCGACGCCGTGATGGACGCCGGGATGCGGTCGAAGTTCCGCTGATCCGCTGGGCGCCTCCCGGATCTCCATCCTCTTCGGATGCCGGCCGTCTCGAATCCCCTCTGAGAGCGTTCGGAACGTCGAGGGGGCGTGCAATTTCGCTGCCGCGCTGTAGCATTCGCGGGTGACTCGCGAAACATCGCGGCGCGCGGTGCGGCGGTTCTTCGGAGGCGTCGGCGCGGCGGCGCTCGTGGCCGTGGTGGCGATCGCGCGGGGGCGTCCGCCTCGGCCCCTGGGCGAGGGGGCGCCGCCGGCCGAGTTCTCCGCGGGCCGCGCCCGGCGCATCCTCGAGACCCTCGCCGGGGACGGACGTCCGCATCCCGAAGGGAGTCCGGAGGCCGCGGCCGTCCGCGACCGGGTCGCGGCGGCGTTCCGCGCGCTCGGGGACGTCCCGGAGATCCGGCGCGGCTTCGCCTGCGGCCGCAACGGCGTGTGCGGGGCCGTCGAGAACGTCGTCGTGCGACGCGCGGGAACCCAGCGGCGGAAAGCCGTCCTTCTCTCGGCGCACTACGACTCCGTCGCGGCGGGTCCGGGCGCGTCCGACGACGCGATGGGAGTCGCGGCCGTCCTCGAAATCGCGCGCGCGCTCCGGCGCGCCCCGCTCCGGCGGCCGGTCGTCTTCCTCGTCGACGACGGAGAGGAACAGGGGCTCCTCGGCGCCGAGGCGTTCGCCTCCGAAGAAGGAGGCGGCGGCGTCATCGCGGACGTGAACATCGAGGCGCGGGGCACCGGAGGGACGAGCTACCTCTTCGAGACCAGCGAGGGAAACCTCTGGCTCGCCCGGCTGTTCGGCCGCCTGCCGCATCCGGCCACGAGCTCGCTCTTCTACGCGGTCTACCGGACGCTTCCCAACGACACGGACCTGACGGTCTTCCGCGCGCACGCAATGGCGGGGGTCAATTTCGCGTGCGTCGAAGGCGTCGCCCGATACCACACGCCGCGCGACGACGTCGCGCACGCGTCGCTTTCGACCCTCCAGCACCAGGGGGAGAACGCCCTCGCGATCGCGCGCGCCCTCGACCGCGCTCCGGAGAAACCGCCGCGCGGCGACGCGGTCTGGTTCGACCTCTTCGGCGCAGCGATCGTCCGATGGCCCGCGGAGGCCACGCTCCCGGCGGCCGGCGCGGCGATGATCCTCCTCGTCGTCGGAATCGCCGGACGGCTCCGCCGCAGAAGCGTTTCCTTCGGGCGCGTCCTCCTCGGAGCGGCGGCATTTCCCGCCGCGATTCTCGCCGGCGCCGCCGGAGCCGCTGCCGTGACCGCCGCCCTCCGCGCGGCGAACGCCGTCCCGGCGGGCTGGATCGCCCATCCCGCGACCGCGGCGGCCGCCTTCTGGCTCGCCGCTCTCCTCGGTTCCGGCGCCGCGGCGGCGGCGCTCGGACGGCGGGCCGGCCCCGGCGGGCTCCGCGCGGGGATCGCCGTTTGCTGGGGGGCGGCCGCCGTGTTCATCGCCTGGCGCGAACCCGCGGCGAGCTTTCCCTTCCTCGTACCGGCCGTGATCGGCGCCCTCCTCCTCCTGCCGCCGCGGTCGACGGGCACCGGCGAAACGGCGCTCCTGGCCGCGGGAGGATTCTTCCTTCTTCCGCTCGCCTGGGTGCTCCTCGAGGTGCTCGGGTTCCGAGGCGCGAGGATCATCGGGGCGATCCTCGGACTCGCCGTGACGCTCTTCGCGGCGCGGCTGGTCGAGCTCCCCGTCCGGTTCCGCCGCCGCCTCGCGGCCGTGTTCGCCGGCGCCTTGCTGCTCTCTCTCGCCGCCGCTTTCGTTCCGGCGCCCCTCTCGTTCGACGTCCCGCAGCGCGCGACGATCGTCGCGCTCGAGGACGCCGGCTCCGGCTCGGCGCGGTGGATCGTCGAGACCGACGCGGACCGGCTCCCGCGCGGGCTGCGCGCGGCCGCGCCGTTCCGCCCGGAGGCGGTCTATCCCTGGGCACCGAAGGAAAAGGTCTTCGCCGCGAAAGCGCCGACGCCCGCGCTCCCGGCCCCCGAGCTCCGCATCGAGAGCGACGTGACGGCCGGCGGCGCTCGCCGGATCCTGGGCCGCCTCGTCTCCCCGCGGGGCGCCGGCATCGTGCGGATCGCGTTCGCGCCGGGGACGGCGCTCCGCGCGATCGCGATCGGCGGCGTCGCGACCCCTCCCCTCTCCCCCGCCGCGCTCGCGCGGGGCGGCGGATGGAGAAGCTACGCCTGCGTGACCGTTCCGCCGGAAGGAATTCCGGTCGAGATCTCGGCCGCGCCCGGGCCGATCTCGTTCGTTCTCTCCGATCGGTCGCCGGGGCTTCCCGCGTCGGCGGCTCCCCTCGCCGCCCGCCGCGGCCCGTTCGCGGTGTCGAGTCAGTCGGGGGACGGGACGAT is a genomic window of Thermoanaerobaculia bacterium containing:
- a CDS encoding SDR family oxidoreductase, whose product is MAERSQVFFITGCSSGIGRATAIAAAEAGHRVFATARRPESIADLGRGIETLALDVTDSRAIHRAVSDAIARAGRIDVLVNNAGFGQMGTVEDIAVARWRAEFDVNVFGTIEVTQAVLPHMRARRSGRVVNIGSIAGRIAYPFGAAYCASKYALEAISDALRLEVERFGIRVVLVEPGPIRTRFGERVEHEVEPIAADTESPYHSWYVKAFERFRRETRIGSLPPEAVARVVLKAAGRRRPRARYLVTWPAKLFAFAKRIVPDAVMDAGMRSKFR
- a CDS encoding sigma-70 family RNA polymerase sigma factor; amino-acid sequence: MKIVSPEENEPVDENRVLERVLAGDADAYGHFVRTYQRRVYGMALRMLRDAGEAECVAQDAFVKAYRSLADFRGGSSFETWILRIAVNACRDRLKRKRLVLYFHQRRADDGGEDGPVEAAPSPDPSPDRLLESKEIKARLREAIDSLSPRQRIVFALKHLEERSIPEIADLLGLDSGTVKSHLFRAAQKVRARLGDFRRAP
- a CDS encoding M28 family peptidase, producing MTRETSRRAVRRFFGGVGAAALVAVVAIARGRPPRPLGEGAPPAEFSAGRARRILETLAGDGRPHPEGSPEAAAVRDRVAAAFRALGDVPEIRRGFACGRNGVCGAVENVVVRRAGTQRRKAVLLSAHYDSVAAGPGASDDAMGVAAVLEIARALRRAPLRRPVVFLVDDGEEQGLLGAEAFASEEGGGGVIADVNIEARGTGGTSYLFETSEGNLWLARLFGRLPHPATSSLFYAVYRTLPNDTDLTVFRAHAMAGVNFACVEGVARYHTPRDDVAHASLSTLQHQGENALAIARALDRAPEKPPRGDAVWFDLFGAAIVRWPAEATLPAAGAAMILLVVGIAGRLRRRSVSFGRVLLGAAAFPAAILAGAAGAAAVTAALRAANAVPAGWIAHPATAAAAFWLAALLGSGAAAAALGRRAGPGGLRAGIAVCWGAAAVFIAWREPAASFPFLVPAVIGALLLLPPRSTGTGETALLAAGGFFLLPLAWVLLEVLGFRGARIIGAILGLAVTLFAARLVELPVRFRRRLAAVFAGALLLSLAAAFVPAPLSFDVPQRATIVALEDAGSGSARWIVETDADRLPRGLRAAAPFRPEAVYPWAPKEKVFAAKAPTPALPAPELRIESDVTAGGARRILGRLVSPRGAGIVRIAFAPGTALRAIAIGGVATPPLSPAALARGGGWRSYACVTVPPEGIPVEISAAPGPISFVLSDRSPGLPASAAPLAARRGPFAVSSQSGDGTIVMKTFTL
- a CDS encoding PH domain-containing protein, which produces MKYAEKQLAPGETILYRARYHWIFYGRAIAALLLSIAASGLALGLEARGAGRTASNAAMYAAAALLLLALVLFAIRGIRARTDEFVVTDRRILHKIGVFAHETRQCPLERIQDITVDQSFWGRLLGYGDLAIETASESGQIRFPTIEHPEALRTAIWTHVGPGGVTIPSAASAASAAPAAAPAGTATAADRLAALNDLKNRGLITPEEFEQKRREAVREL